One window of the Torulaspora delbrueckii CBS 1146 chromosome 6, complete genome genome contains the following:
- the CEX1 gene encoding COPI-interacting protein CEX1 (similar to Saccharomyces cerevisiae CEX1 (YOR112W); ancestral locus Anc_2.165) produces MSFINLFKSLSNFQFPFTLEDKPVSETTLWQVFNGLRKSDSVPVTVFKANRSQQTEALITNAIHKAKILKIPGLCRVLETFDSDPQSTFIVTERVTPFPWDDIATLQRNKEALELGISQLLTTLTFLNAFVLGTIGKDSIFIDSKGQWLLFGLEMCSKVTDISNPERYLDSLHDYNRLLGLSSSCNNLNKIDAMSLGSLITTIFGTTAKIPKDWQSPVQSLASGRTSIENFMNKLQLTDTWLSNPLITIYQQLKELHIKEPQEKLAVMTNLQTSFFENKDLYHNLSAQFVEGLVIPEIANVIKWLMTSQNNSTSAVSRIIPLLAIYLDLSTERQYFPENSKQLIYDCFGLPDRQIRFLLLIYLPKISKHLNKGEISTKIYPRFIQGMADADATLRLQTLKRVPIVVPFITERQLNNELLRFLAKTQVDAEVEIRTWTVIIITRISTLLSTSSGNRSNILATAFTKSLKDPVTKPRLAALYGLAKSIDLFDVATIANKILTVIAPGLLDKDPLVRSKAKGLFEKYLNKLEDEAKAIQSANSGSHSEDINFDQYGEEETSDDTELVNQFMATLMLSSTPEPDLLTKNNTVEDNGWDTQDQDLDDGGLDTASEKINQQNAFKSTPVPIEKSWNDELNEELDDGWDDQSFWEESQPKEPPKPVIKTVKKTSILATKRPTGAIRSSRSSSTNTKVGFPAASVPKNKPVKNIFKETEVIVNDEDTVDDSWDGEW; encoded by the coding sequence ATGAGTTTCATAAACTTGTTCAAGTCGTTGTCGAACTTCCAGTTCCCTTTTACACTCGAGGATAAGCCCGTTTCCGAGACTACGTTATGGCAGGTGTTTAACGGGTTGAGGAAGTCTGATTCGGTACCGGTTACAGTGTTCAAGGCAAATAGATCACAGCAAACCGAGGCTTTAATTACAAATGCTATTCATAAGGCtaagattttgaagatccCTGGGCTTTGTCGTGTACTCGAGACGTTTGATTCAGATCCACAATCCACTTTCATCGTCACTGAGCGTGTTACACCATTCCCATGGGATGATATTGCCACGCTACAAAGGAACAAAGAGGCTTTGGAGTTGGGAATTTCTCAACTCTTGACTACTTTGACGTTCTTAAACGCGTTTGTGCTCGGAACCATCGGCAAGGActccatcttcatcgattcCAAGGGCCAATGGCTGTTGTTTGGACTGGAAATGTGCTCCAAAGTCACAGATATATCCAATCCGGAGAGATATCTGGATAGCTTGCATGATTACAACAGATTGTTAGGGTTATCTAGTTCGTGTAACaacttgaacaagatcGATGCCATGAGCCTAGGCTCATTAATAACTACCATTTTTGGCACTACTGcaaaaataccaaaagatTGGCAGTCACCAGTGCAAAGCTTGGCCTCTGGAAGAACGtctattgaaaatttcatgAACAAGTTGCAGTTGACCGACACTTGGCTCTCTAATCCACTTATCACCATTTATcaacagttgaaagaattacaTATAAAGGAACCTCAGGAAAAGCTTGCTGTTATGACTAATTTACAAACatcattctttgagaatAAGGATCTGTACCATAATCTGTCAGCAcaatttgttgaaggacTGGTAATCCCAGAAATTGCGAATGTGATCAAATGGCTCATGACTTCCCAAAACAATTCTACTTCTGCTGTTTCCAGAATAATTCCTCTATTAGCAATATATCTCGACCTTTCCACAGAGAGACAATATTTTCCAGAGAACTCCAAACAGTTGATTTACGACTGTTTTGGATTGCCAGACAGACAGATTAGAtttctgctgctgataTATTTGCCAAAGATCAGTAAACATTTGAACAAGGGTGAAATATCTACGAAGATCTATCCAAGGTTTATTCAAGGTATGGCGGATGCAGATGCGACTTTACGtttgcaaactttgaagagagtGCCAATCGTGGTTCCCTTCATTACCGAAAGgcaattgaacaatgaacttttgagatttttggCAAAAACTCAGGTAGATGCTGAGGTCGAGATACGTACCTGGACCGTCATAATAATAACAAGGATCTCCACACTGCTTTCTACATCATCAGGCAACAGATCAAACATCTTGGCTACAGCATTCACGAAATCCTTGAAGGACCCAGTGACAAAACCAAGACTGGCAGCACTATATGGTCTagcaaaatcaattgatctatTCGATGTCGCCACGATTGCTAACAAGATTTTGACAGTGATCGCTCCAGGTTTGCTGGATAAGGACCCCCTTGTGCGCTCGAAAGCTAAGGGTTTGTTCGAAAAGTATCTCAacaaattggaagatgaggCAAAAGCTATACAGAGTGCCAATTCTGGCTCGCACTCGGAGGATATTAACTTTGATCAATATGGCGAAGAGGAAACCAGTGACGATACGGAACTGGTTAATCAGTTTATGGCCACGCTGATGCTCTCATCAACTCCTGAACCAGATCTGCTGACCAAAAACAACACAGTCGAAGACAATGGTTGGGATACACAAGATCAAGACTTGGATGATGGCGGTTTGGATACTGCATCTGAAAAGATAAACCAACAAAATGCCTTCAAGAGTACTCCGGTTCCTATCGAAAAATCTTGGAACGATGAGCTCAATGAGGAATTGGATGATGGTTGGGATGACCAGAGCTTTTGGGAGGAATCGCAACCCAAAGAACCCCCCAAACCTGTAATTAAAACTGTCAAAAAAACAAGCATTCTCGCCACTAAGAGACCCACTGGGGCTATACGATCATCAAGATCGAGCTCCACGAACACAAAAGTTGGTTTTCCAGCAGCATCAGTGCCTAAGAATAAACCAGTGAAGAACATCTTTAAAGAGACCGAGGTCATAgtcaatgatgaagatacGGTTGACGACTCATGGGATGGTGAGTGGTGA
- the CYB5 gene encoding Cyb5p (similar to Saccharomyces cerevisiae CYB5 (YNL111C); ancestral locus Anc_2.166) — MSNVYSYQQIAEHNSAEDIWIVVDGKVYDVTKFMDEHPGGDEIILDLAGQDASEPFRDIGHSEEALKILNTLCVGRVDINSKPVEVETPETSSQGTHTTGGEGSGKLVIACAIVFFIVAYYFANSL; from the coding sequence ATGTCTAACGTTTACTCTTACCAACAAATCGCTGAACACAATTCCGCAGAGGATATTTGGATTGTCGTTGACGGTAAAGTTTACGATGTCACCAAATTCATGGACGAGCACCCAGGTGGTGACGAGATTATCCTAGATCTTGCCGGCCAGGATGCCAGTGAACCTTTCAGAGACATTGGTCActctgaagaagctttgaaaattttgaataCCTTGTGTGTCGGTAGAGTCGATATTAACAGCAAACCAGTTGAGGTTGAAACCCCAGAGACCTCTTCCCAGGGTACTCATACCACTGGCGGTGAGGGAAGTGGTAAGCTTGTCATTGCTTGTGCTATTgtgttcttcatcgttgCTTACTACTTCGCCAACAGTCTCTAA
- the TDEL0F01230 gene encoding nucleotide diphosphatase (similar to Saccharomyces cerevisiae YOR111W; ancestral locus Anc_2.168) has protein sequence MIDKNVFEQINDKVDLILASSSPRRYEILHDVMGFRDFKVMKPSFEENLDKALYKDDPIKYVRDTSRYKAQGIVQDLKVQLQGSNKDKLVICADTVVIDKDNIIYEKPGREDVQLKNLQKFCYQSDGNPLRVATAVTLVRWTNCNHYKLLETFHEITEVYCDSQIPLSLLKHYVASGDGLAVAGGFKIQGISGIIIKRINGDYYNVVGLPLNHLFQAIYQECCS, from the coding sequence ATGATTGATAAGAATGTGTTTGAGCAAATCAATGATAAAGTAGACCTTATTCTAGCCAGTTCTTCGCCGAGAAGATACGAGATCTTACACGATGTGATGGGCTTCCGAGACTTCAAGGTAATGAAACCCTCGTTTGAAGAGAATCTAGATAAGGCActttacaaagatgatCCCATTAAATACGTACGCGACACTTCACGCTATAAAGCGCAGGGAATAGTACAAGATCTGAAAGTCCAGCTCCAAGGCAGCAACAAGGACAAGCTAGTGATATGCGCAGACACAGTAGTCATCGATAAAGATAATATAATATATGAGAAACCAGGAAGAGAAGatgttcaattgaagaacctGCAAAAATTCTGCTATCAGAGCGATGGCAATCCATTGCGGGTCGCCACTGCGGTCACTCTCGTCCGTTGGACGAATTGCAACCATTACAAACTACTAGAAACATTCCACGAAATTACAGAAGTGTATTGCGACAGCCAAATCCCATTATCTCTACTCAAACACTACGTCGCAAGCGGTGATGGCCTCGCAGTCGCAGGAGGTTTCAAAATTCAGGGAATAAGCGGAATAATAATCAAACGTATCAACGGTGACTACTACAACGTCGTTGGATTGCCGTTAAACCATCTATTCCAAGCCATTTATCAAGAATGCTGTTCTTAA
- the DBP2 gene encoding DEAD-box ATP-dependent RNA helicase DBP2 (similar to Saccharomyces cerevisiae DBP2 (YNL112W); ancestral locus Anc_2.164), whose translation MSRDAQFNRTNYNSRGGDFRGGRGSDRNSYNRDNNGFNGGFKNSRPFQQGPQELIKPNWEEELQNLPTFEKNFYVEHESVGNRSEAEIAQFRKENEMTISGHDIPKPITSFDEAGFPDYVLKEVKAEGFDKPTGIQCQGWPMALSGRDMIGVAATGSGKTLSYCLPSIVHINAQPLLAPGDGPIVLVLAPTRELAVQIQKECSKFGKSSRIRNTCVYGGVPRGQQIRDLARGAEIVIATPGRLIDMLEIGKTNLKRVTYLVLDEADRMLDMGFEPQIRKIVDQIRPDRQTLMWSATWPKEVKQLASDYLHDPIQVQIGSLELAASHNIKQVVEVITDFEKRDRLTKHMDIASQDKESKILVFASTKRTCDEITKYLRDDGWPALAIHGDKDQRERDWVLNEFRTGRSPIMVATDVAARGIDVKGINYVINYDMPGNIEDYVHRIGRTGRAGATGTAISFFTEANKGLGSSLISIMREAKQEIPQELLKYDRRSHGGHPRYGGGYGGRGRGRGGYGGRGRGGYGGGGRGGYGGGRGGYGGGRGGWGNNGY comes from the exons ATGTCTAGAGACGCTCAATTCAACAGGACTAACTATAACTCTCGTGGTGGTGATTTCCGCGGTGGTAGAGGTTCCGATAGGAACTCTTATAACAGAGACAACAATGGTTTCAACGGtggtttcaagaattctCGTCCTTTCCAACAAGGTCCTCAGGAATTGATTAAACCAAActgggaagaagaattacaaAACTTGCCTACTTTCGAAAAGAACTTTTATGTTGAGCATGAGTCTGTTGGTAACAGATCTGAGGCAGAGATCGCTCAATTCAGAAAGGAAAATGAAATGACTATCTCTGGTCATGACATTCCAAAGCCAATCACTTCTTTCGATGAGGCTGGTTTCCCAGATTATGTGTTGAAGGAAGTGAAAGCAGAGGGATTTGACAAGCCAACTGGTATTCAATGTCAAGGTTGGCCAATGGCTTTGTCTGGTAGAGATATGATCGGTGTGGCAGCTACTGGTTCAGGTAAGACTTTGTCATACTGTTTGCCTTCCATTGTTCATATCAACGCCCAGCCTTTGTTGGCTCCAGGTGATGGTCCAATTGTGTTGGTCTTGGCTCCAACCAGAGAGTTGGCCGtgcaaattcaaaaggaaTGTTCCAAGTTCGGTAAGTCTTCTAGAATTAGAAACACCTGTGTCTACGGTGGTGTTCCTCGTGGTCAACAGATCAGAGATTTGGCTCGTGGTGCTGAGATTGTGATCGCCACTCCAGGTAGATTGATTGACATGTTGGAGATCGGTAAGACtaatttgaagagagttACCTACTTGGTTCTTGACGAAGCTGACAGAATGTTGGATATGGGTTTTGAACCTCAGATCAGAAAGATCGTTGACCAAATTAGACCAGACAGACAAACTCTGATGTGGTCTGCTACTTGGCCAAAGGAAGTTAAGCAATTGGCTAGCGATTATTTGCACGATCCTATTCAAGTGCAAATTGGTTCTCTAGAATTGGCTGCTTCTCATAACATTAAACAAGTTGTCGAAGTTATTACCGATTTCGAAAAGAGAGATCGTCTAACTAAACACATGGACATCGCTTCTCAGGATAAGGAATCCAAGATCTTGGTTTTCGCTTCTACAAAGAGAACTTGTGACGAGATTACCAAATATTTGAGAGATGATGGATGGCCTGCACTTGCCATTCACGGTGATAAGGACCAAAGAGAACGTGACTGGGTTCTGAACGAATTTAGAACAGGTAGATCGCCAATTATGGTGGCTACTGATGTCGCAGCCAGAGGTATTG ATGTCAAGGGTATCAACTATGTCATCAACTATGACATGCCAGGTAACATTGAGGATTACGTTCATAGAATTGGTAGAACCGGTAGAGCAGGTGCCACTGGTACTgccatctctttcttcaccgAAGCTAACAAGGGCCTGggttcttctttgatctcaaTTATGAGAGAAGCTAAGCAAGAAATCCCACAAGAATTGTTGAAGTACGATAGAAGATCCCACGGTGGTCATCCAAGATACGGTGGTGGTTACGGAGGCCGTGGTCGTGGCCGTGGTGGCTACGGTGGCCGCGGCCGTGGTGGTTACGGTGGTGGCGGCCGTGGTGGTTACGGTGGTGGCCGCGGTGGTTACGGCGGTGGTCGTGGTGGCTGGGGAAACAACGGTTACTAG
- the NOP15 gene encoding rRNA-binding ribosome biosynthesis protein NOP15 (similar to Saccharomyces cerevisiae NOP15 (YNL110C); ancestral locus Anc_2.167): MAKKVTKTAVEEPKKDVEEKVETIEEDVVDVASSQDSEESDEDDIEGFSDEDESSTTHKIKKLGPKKRNQKEAKAEKTNELSGIIYVSRLPHGFHERELSKYFSQFGDLKEVRLARNKKNGNSRHYGFIEFANKDDAKVAHETMNNYLIMGHLLQVRVLPKGAKIDKLYKYKKRAFQEAPVKKTSDELKEKAKAKHDERMQQLQKAGIEFSW, translated from the coding sequence ATGGCTAAGAAGGTAACGAAGACGGCTGTCGAGGAGCCAAAGAAAGACGTGGAGGAAAAGGTGGAGACTATCGAGGAAGATGTTGTGGATGTAGCGAGCTCACAGGACTCAGAAGAatctgatgaagacgatATCGAGGGGTTTtccgatgaggatgaaTCCAGTACGACACACAAGATAAAGAAACTTGGCCCAAAGAAACGGAATCAAAAAGAGGCCAAAGCCGAGAAGACAAACGAATTATCTGGGATCATTTATGTAAGCAGACTACCCCATGGTTTCCATGAGCGTGAATTGAGCAAGTACTTCTCGCAATTTGGAgacttgaaagaagtcAGACTCGCTCGtaacaagaagaatggtAACTCGAGGCATTATGGTTTTATCGAATTTGCCAACAAAGACGACGCTAAAGTCGCACACGAAACAATGAACAACTACCTAATTATGGGCCATCTATTGCAAGTACGTGTGCTACCAAAGGGTGCCAAGATAGACAAACTGTACAAGTATAAGAAGAGAGCTTTTCAAGAGGCGCCGGTTAAGAAGACCAGTGACGAACTCAAGGAGAAAGCCAAGGCCAAGCACGACGAAAGAATGCAACAGCTGCAGAAGGCAGGCATCGAGTTCAGCTGGTGA
- the YAF9 gene encoding YEATS domain-containing protein YAF9 (similar to Saccharomyces cerevisiae YAF9 (YNL107W); ancestral locus Anc_2.170), translating into MAPGVSKRIKTLSLTRPIIYGNTAKKFGEVRPPNAPAEHTHLWTIFVRGPQDEDISYLIKKVVFKLHDTYPNATRTVEAPPFELTETGWGEFEINVKIHFVDEANEKMVSFYHHLRLHPYHNVKAEPQAPNDEISSIYYDELVFNEPNEELFKILVSRPGNLLPSNKTDKCIFSKQLEQEEIDRIKIGISKVDNEIEELKAKIAKQLEN; encoded by the coding sequence ATGGCTCCGGGGGTTAGCAAGAGAATCAAAACTCTGTCTCTGACGAGGCCCATCATATATGGTAATACAGCCAAGAAGTTTGGCGAAGTGAGACCACCAAACGCTCCAGCAGAGCATACTCACCTGTGGACAATATTCGTTAGAGGTCCacaagatgaagacatctcatatttgatcaagaaagtagTCTTTAAACTACATGACACATATCCCAACGCTACGAGGACGGTAGAAGCTCCGCCATTTGAATTGACCGAGACCGGTTGGGGTGAGTTCGAGATAAACGTAAAGATTCATTTTGTAGATGAAGCCAACGAAAAGATGGTGAGCTTTTACCACCATTTGAGACTGCATCCATATCACAACGTTAAGGCAGAACCACAAGCACCGAATGACGAGATATCCTCTATCTACTACGATGAATTAGTTTTCAATGAGCCAAACgaagaactcttcaagatcttggTAAGCAGACCTGGGAACCTTCTACCTTCCAATAAGACCGACAAGTGCATATTTTCCAAACAGTtggagcaagaagaaatcgacAGGATAAAAATTGGGATCAGTAAAGTAGAtaatgagattgaagaattgaaggcAAAAATTGCCAAGCAATTGGAGAATTAG
- the TDEL0F01240 gene encoding uncharacterized protein (similar to Saccharomyces cerevisiae YNL108C and TFC7 (YOR110W); ancestral locus Anc_2.169) — protein sequence MVVKTIYIARHGYRSNWLAKGPYPLPPTGIDSDVPLAEHGIHQAKELAHYIVSLENQPELLFSSPFYRCIQTSEPIADILELPIMIERGIGEWYRPDRPVIPVAAPLETLENFFPGKLDLKWQSQVIPSDKGETEEDLFRRCGKVWPLFINQVETQYPNAETILLVTHAAAKAALGMNLLGFSNWREPLDEDGTIIRSGSCSLDKYELDTRSTFQNGVNEVPLENRKWRMTMNGNVEFLIKGEEMNWDYRNAHEAGSDADIKLRQAAAAAAATGTAVPSVVPTEEPELESVYVSVDIPNGNYREGNAIDRTATLQQSGLETDVPLFRVGDQVYEGQWKKLVGTELAFPGEPTTSKKQAKSVELETPNEEDVGEDETDNAEVDTAKDRNSDDRHQEKIYRIQDHIVLNDVERI from the coding sequence ATGGTTGTTAAGACGATTTATATTGCAAGACATGGGTACAGATCGAATTGGCTGGCCAAAGGTCCGTATCCTCTACCACCAACGGGCATTGACAGTGATGTACCGTTGGCAGAACATGGTATCCATCAGGCCAAAGAATTAGCACACTACATTGTTTCTTTAGAGAATCAACCAGAGCTACTGTTCTCTTCTCCTTTTTACCGTTGTATTCAGACTAGTGAACCGATTGCAGATATTTTGGAACTACCGATTATGATTGAGCGCGGAATTGGTGAATGGTACCGACCTGATAGACCAGTGATTCCCGTAGCTGCGCCTTTGGAGACTCTGGAGAATTTCTTCCCAGGTAAATTAGATCTTAAATGGCAGTCTCAAGTAATTCCAAGTGACAAGGGtgaaactgaagaagacttATTCAGAAGATGTGGTAAGGTCTGGCCACTATTCATTAACCAGGTGGAGACTCAATACCCAAACGCTGAAACAATATTGCTAGTTACACATGCTGCTGCTAAAGCAGCCCTCGGAATGAACTTATTGGGCTTTTCCAACTGGAGAGAGCCATTGGACGAAGATGGAACCATTATAAGAAGCGGAAGTTGTTCTTTAGATAAGTATGAGTTGGATACGCGAAGCACGTTTCAAAATGGGGTGAATGAGGTACCACTTGAGAATCGTAAATGGAGAATGACTATGAACGGGAACGTTGAATTTTTGATTAAAGGTGAAGAGATGAATTGGGATTATAGAAATGCACACGAAGCTGGTTCGGATGCAGACATCAAATTGAGACaggcagcagcagcagcggCAGCGACCGGGACCGCCGTTCCCAGTGTAGTACCAACCGAAGAACCAGAGCTTGAATCAGTCTATGTCAGTGTCGATATCCCAAACGGTAACTACCGGGAAGGAAACGCCATCGATAGAACTGCAACTCTACAGCAGTCTGGCCTAGAGACTGATGTACCGCTCTTCAGGGTTGGCGACCAAGTTTACGAGGGCCAGTGGAAAAAACTTGTCGGAACAGAGCTGGCATTCCCTGGAGAGCCTACGACAAGCAAGAAACAAGCCAAGAGCGTTGAGTTAGAGACACcaaatgaagaagatgttggtgaagatgaaacGGACAACGCTGAAGTTGATACTGCAAAAGATCGCAACTCAGATGACAGACACCAAGAGAAGATTTACAGGATACAGGACCACATAGTACTGAACGACGTGGAGCGTATTTGA